The nucleotide window TATCGCTCCTAAATCTAGCAATCCATACTCTGATTTTCGTAAGAAACGGGTAACTTCTTAAATCCCCTAACAAAGAAAGTGATCGCATTAATGCTAACATCGGCTTATTCAAGTGTTTTGACAAAAATCCTCAATAAAATCTCCATACTCATTGCGTACccttctttctctcttcaccCAGTAGTTCCTAGTTTGACTAAAGTTTGAGATATTAGTTTCTTCTTTCGCCATGACGGAAAGACCCCATTGTACGTTGATTAAGATCAATTAAAAAACCTAACGGAAGGTCAAATTATTAACATTTACGAGAcaaggaaaacaaaaataacattagAAGGGAAACTCGTAATACAAAGCAGAATACATGACCAACTTGGACGCTTACATCTTGTGCTAAACCTTCGTCACAACATCCGCAAGATGAAGAACCACTTGCACTATTTACAAAATTAAGCAAACAAATTAAACACCACACAAAACAACATTCTCAACCAGGAACATGTTTGAGTATGTCGACTAGCTATGCTACATTCAACCGCCTCAAGAGGGATAACAAAAAAAGAGAACCCGACTATATCTCACAGGTCGTAAGGAGGACGAGGGCTTCTGGGTCCAACCCCACTGGCATTCTCGTATGCAAATGACGCTGATCGCCGCCGGAACCGAAATGCTTCCCTTCCAGCGGAACCTGATCATCATCATTACACATCAAATAATTAGTCTCACTCTACAGAGTACTCACCATGCATGTAACTAGCTAGTAGAAACTCCCTGTTTTATATTTATCCAACAAAGTAATTGCTACACTTCCACTATTATCACTATTATCATGTCGTTTCAATTATAAAATCACTAAAGCAATCACTCAAAACTTTAAAAAGATAAGAACTCCAACATATATTATCCACTTAACTACACATATATCTGAAAGGTCAGGATATATAGGGGGTCCTTCATTTCTAAAAATTGATGTTTTGACCAAAATGGCAACGTGGGCCTAGTCATGAGCAGATTTAAGAGAATCAAAGTAAATTGGACCACCATCCAAACTGTTAGATGAATAGctaattattcaattttaggGGTATATGTGTAAGCTAAGCAGCCATGCACAGTTGTTATATGTGGAGGGGTGTGGCCGAACACAAATTTTGTCTTTTAAACACATCAATGGACTCTAGAAAGGATATCACTATCTAAGTGGACACCAccattattaaaataattgcgTCCACCTAATATCTGCATTATTGCTTCGCATTATCCGCTAAGTTACgtcaattaaagaaaattacatatttacccCAAGACCCTATATGTCCAAATGATCCTTCCCAAAACGAATTGACAGTAATAACCTTATAAGATTCTTCTAGatttttctttctcctcttttcctgGAGGGTACTTTCGGTTAAGAATCGAACAAATTATTCTAATGGTAAAAGCCGGCGATGCAGCCGCGGAAGCGACGACGGGAAAACAGGTAGTAGGAACGAGTTAGATCGGAAAACTAATCACAGAAAGTGGCAGCTTACCGGCAAAAGGAGATACCGGAGGAGTAGTACCGGCCGGAGAAACGGGAGGTGAATCTCTATTCTGACTCCCGGAAGGCTTTACTATCATGATACTTCTTGTCACCTTCACCGCGTCCTCACTTGCTTCCTCGGTGAAGGATCTCGGTGTGGAAACTTCTGATTCTGaagcaaaatgaaaaaaaaatgcttcATGAGAATCGAATATATTTTCGGTACCGAAAATTGCAGAATCCTCAGATCAAATTATCTATCAAAATCGCCttattttcttctccttttgaTAAGCAATCTTCCAGTCCTTATTTCGGAAAAAGTATCTTTCAATTTCAGCATTCAAATTGAGACAGAAatgaacatatatattttagtcaatTATAGAAAATTACTGATCAGATctctttgaaaaaaataatagatagcCTTATTTAAATCTCACTAATTTGTGAACGTTCACAGATAAATATAATACGTTATAGTAAGTTATAATTCAGATTAACACAGATTTGATAAGCCAGTAATAATATATAGTACTGATTATTGTTTGTTATTAGTAATAGAGATCAGCAAACGCCGGCGAAAGATAGCATCAAAAGCGTACCCTTGCCGGAATTTGAACGCGGACTAAAAGTAGAATACTTCCGGAGTTTCCCGAGGCCACTATCTGGCAGGGGACCGGCAACGGTGTCGTCCCAGAGCTTGTCAAGTAAGCTCATGGTGCAGGTTAGCCAATCGGCTCACGTTTAggggagaagaagagaagaataaaAAGGGAAATTCTGCGTCCGCTGGGATAGAACTTTCTCGGCTTGTTGTGTTCTATAGGGGAGTGAGTGATGCTATGGGGACTGATATTTATTGACGGCTGAAGCGTAAAGGCTTTTTGCAGGTTTGTGGGATAAGATCGGTTATAGGCCGTTGATTTTAATCTTTCAGATCTGAGATGAAATGGACGGTTGGATTTAAGAGCACGTATATGGAGATAAGATCGACGTGACAAAGCCGGCGTCTTTCTACCTTTGGCTTTTAGCCACGCGGCTCATGAACATTGAGCTGATCAAGAATGTCACGTGATCGGTCGTTATCCGGATGAAATGTCGGATATGTCCTTTATTTTATCCAGATAATGGTGAATTGGGTTTTGGGTATTGAGATTGAC belongs to Solanum stenotomum isolate F172 chromosome 1, ASM1918654v1, whole genome shotgun sequence and includes:
- the LOC125848401 gene encoding dormancy-associated protein homolog 3: MSLLDKLWDDTVAGPLPDSGLGKLRKYSTFSPRSNSGKESEVSTPRSFTEEASEDAVKVTRSIMIVKPSGSQNRDSPPVSPAGTTPPVSPFAGSAGREAFRFRRRSASFAYENASGVGPRSPRPPYDL